From Calothrix sp. PCC 6303, a single genomic window includes:
- a CDS encoding recombinase family protein translates to MRDLSRAIGYCRVSTQRQVTDGHGLERYIFRLKEFGLTDDNIYYDIESGDSETRAGYNRVLDLVRCRAVDTIIVPCFDRFTRSALGWEKARAELQEYNVELQFLDGGSLDLETPEGLFTSRILAAMAAQLRDKNKYNALQGAKYFREKKKIYQAIFGFVKVGETVEPNREEYRSTGKSHAAIAVEAIQIFISTGEIGGTIRKLVEKYGVERVSHLNYKDFPRDISAFKRWLLNPQLWGGICYYPTDSRRKIIVKSEHEGIISQSDHEEVLRLLKKPVGQRKKKRKNPLANIAICGVCGNRLEFHSYDRIVDDVKKSHQHLRCLGAYNKPGKPQVCDNRKYYRLEDAIAFACKHIQLASVEIAKRLDVESSPRRETIEILELKQQISQLKALNDPDLDPVIRSKEFKLSSAYGRLEIENQVQVGNVNYLEAIKGLFSLDKDWIFDIEIEELCVLFPELIESFVCSPPPEGKSPGGKYSKDSPGVFEVRLRT, encoded by the coding sequence TTGAGAGACTTATCACGGGCTATTGGTTACTGTCGAGTCTCTACTCAACGCCAGGTTACAGATGGTCATGGGCTAGAACGGTACATCTTCAGGTTGAAAGAATTCGGGCTTACGGATGACAATATTTACTATGATATTGAGTCTGGAGATAGCGAAACTCGTGCAGGCTATAACCGCGTCCTTGATTTGGTACGCTGTCGGGCTGTAGATACAATTATCGTTCCCTGTTTTGACCGCTTTACCCGTAGCGCTTTAGGTTGGGAAAAAGCCAGAGCCGAACTTCAGGAGTATAATGTTGAACTCCAGTTCCTTGATGGGGGAAGCTTAGACCTAGAAACACCTGAAGGGCTTTTTACATCACGAATTCTTGCGGCTATGGCTGCACAATTAAGAGATAAAAATAAGTATAATGCCCTTCAAGGTGCTAAATACTTTCGGGAGAAAAAAAAGATATATCAGGCTATTTTCGGGTTTGTCAAAGTAGGTGAAACCGTTGAGCCTAATCGAGAAGAGTATCGTTCCACTGGTAAATCTCACGCCGCGATCGCAGTTGAAGCCATACAGATATTTATATCAACTGGAGAGATAGGGGGAACCATCCGTAAACTAGTTGAAAAGTATGGTGTTGAGAGGGTTTCCCATCTTAATTACAAAGACTTTCCCCGTGATATCTCAGCCTTTAAAAGGTGGTTGTTAAACCCTCAACTGTGGGGAGGTATTTGTTATTACCCAACTGATAGCCGAAGAAAGATAATAGTTAAGTCTGAACATGAAGGAATCATCTCTCAGTCTGACCATGAAGAGGTTCTTCGATTACTCAAGAAACCAGTAGGACAAAGGAAAAAGAAACGCAAAAACCCACTGGCTAACATTGCAATTTGTGGGGTATGTGGTAATAGGTTAGAGTTTCACTCATACGATAGAATCGTCGATGACGTTAAAAAATCTCACCAACATCTACGTTGTTTGGGAGCTTACAATAAGCCTGGTAAACCACAAGTTTGTGATAATCGTAAATACTACAGGCTGGAAGATGCGATCGCGTTTGCCTGTAAACACATTCAACTAGCCTCAGTGGAAATAGCTAAACGACTAGATGTAGAATCCTCTCCCCGTAGGGAAACTATTGAAATACTTGAACTGAAACAACAGATTTCCCAATTAAAAGCACTCAATGACCCAGACCTCGACCCTGTAATCAGGAGCAAAGAATTTAAATTATCAAGTGCCTATGGAAGATTGGAAATAGAGAACCAAGTGCAAGTTGGGAATGTTAACTATTTAGAAGCTATTAAAGGCTTATTTTCTTTGGATAAAGACTGGATATTTGATATAGAAATTGAAGAACTTTGTGTACTGTTTCCCGAATTAATAGAATCATTCGTCTGTTCTCCACCCCCAGAAGGAAAATCACCAGGTGGCAAATATTCCAAGGATTCCCCAGGTGTGTTTGAAGTACGGTTGAGAACATAA
- a CDS encoding carboxypeptidase-like regulatory domain-containing protein, with translation MAKQTAISYIGRVIDYRKQAPISGAKVSFTAENNSLVTYTDLEGIYRFIVKPGDKKVLQGQIVVDAKGYPEYSSLIRLSTERKDLGDIRLGSRSKSSPSNYRSTSGSKEENSNLTVVIAIIVISFFTILAISLKSNPRREPINQQDDREFLNRYQRYQNKVPDRQRLNDFTF, from the coding sequence ATGGCAAAACAAACAGCAATTAGTTACATAGGTAGAGTTATCGACTATCGCAAACAAGCCCCAATTAGTGGGGCAAAAGTATCATTTACAGCAGAGAATAATTCACTAGTCACCTATACAGATTTGGAGGGAATATACAGGTTTATCGTGAAGCCTGGAGACAAGAAAGTATTACAGGGTCAAATAGTTGTTGATGCCAAAGGTTATCCAGAATATAGTTCATTAATTAGGTTATCAACAGAACGAAAAGATTTAGGTGATATTCGTTTAGGAAGCCGTTCCAAATCAAGTCCTAGTAATTATCGTTCTACATCAGGAAGTAAAGAAGAAAATAGCAATTTAACAGTTGTCATTGCAATTATTGTTATTTCCTTTTTTACAATTTTGGCAATTTCTTTAAAATCTAACCCGCGCAGAGAGCCAATAAATCAACAAGATGATCGAGAATTCTTAAATAGATACCAGAGATATCAAAATAAGGTTCCTGATAGGCAAAGATTGAATGATTTTACATTTTGA
- a CDS encoding SDR family NAD(P)-dependent oxidoreductase codes for MPTPIFIKPTSIFVVSGGAKGITAACTIRLAQQYPCTFILLGRSELSDNEPEFARDCVDDATLKKRIMEQLIAQGEKPTPNSVQKIFNQITSNREIKATLAAIIKTGGKAEYLSVDITDSEKLKIKLAEISQRLGKITGIIHGAGNLADKLIEKKTSEDFEKVYTAKVQGLENLFNSIPSNQIEQLVLFSSVTGFYGNIGQSDYAIANEILNKSAHLVKTQHPNCHVVAINWGGWDSGMVTPQLKKEFARRGIEIIPVEAGTQMLVNELSPIHHNTAQVVIGSPMILPPAPLGTELRSHRVRRSLIGGDNPFLYDHKIAGNLILPATCAMSWIADTCERLYPGYRFFCATNFRVLKGISVSETDSTEYTVELQEISKIDGVEIQLQAKISSKLPNGKTTYHFASEPKLLVEIPQSPTYENLNLQTDNTITLQGSQFYQQNPSSLFHGKTFQQINRILNISPEKITAECHWASIGTKQQGQYPVDWMNPYATDLSTHPLWIWLYHYHQQICLPGQMEKYEQFERTPINTDYYVSCEIQQKTATGISANFIVHNQQGKIYSQLLGTKGVILPKLLE; via the coding sequence ATGCCAACACCAATATTTATTAAACCCACATCAATCTTTGTAGTTAGTGGTGGTGCCAAAGGAATTACAGCAGCTTGTACAATTAGATTAGCCCAACAATATCCCTGCACCTTCATCTTACTTGGACGTTCCGAACTTAGTGACAACGAACCAGAATTTGCCCGTGATTGTGTTGATGATGCCACATTAAAAAAACGCATCATGGAACAACTAATTGCCCAAGGAGAAAAACCCACACCCAACTCAGTCCAAAAAATCTTTAATCAAATTACCTCCAACCGAGAAATTAAAGCCACCCTCGCAGCAATCATCAAAACTGGAGGAAAAGCCGAATATCTCAGCGTTGATATTACCGACAGCGAAAAACTCAAAATAAAACTTGCAGAAATTAGTCAAAGACTAGGAAAAATCACCGGAATCATTCACGGTGCGGGAAACTTAGCCGATAAACTCATTGAAAAGAAAACCTCCGAAGACTTCGAGAAAGTATATACAGCCAAAGTCCAAGGATTAGAAAACCTATTTAATAGTATCCCCAGCAACCAAATCGAACAACTAGTATTATTTTCCTCCGTCACCGGATTTTACGGAAACATAGGACAATCAGATTATGCGATCGCAAACGAGATTCTGAACAAGTCTGCACATCTAGTTAAAACCCAACACCCTAACTGTCACGTCGTTGCCATCAACTGGGGTGGTTGGGATAGTGGAATGGTGACACCCCAACTCAAAAAAGAATTTGCCAGACGGGGAATCGAGATTATTCCCGTGGAAGCAGGTACCCAAATGTTAGTTAACGAACTGAGTCCAATCCACCATAACACCGCCCAGGTAGTCATTGGTAGCCCGATGATTCTCCCCCCAGCACCCCTAGGAACCGAACTACGCAGTCACCGTGTACGTCGCAGCCTGATTGGTGGTGATAATCCCTTCCTTTACGATCATAAAATAGCCGGAAACCTAATACTCCCAGCAACCTGCGCCATGTCATGGATTGCTGATACCTGCGAAAGATTGTACCCTGGCTATAGATTTTTCTGTGCCACCAACTTCCGGGTTTTAAAAGGCATCAGCGTCAGCGAAACCGACAGCACCGAGTACACAGTCGAACTCCAAGAAATCTCCAAAATAGACGGAGTAGAAATTCAACTCCAAGCCAAAATATCCAGCAAACTACCCAACGGCAAAACCACCTATCACTTTGCCTCAGAACCCAAACTCCTAGTAGAAATTCCCCAATCCCCCACCTACGAAAACCTCAACCTGCAAACCGACAACACCATCACCCTCCAGGGAAGCCAATTTTATCAACAAAACCCCTCATCCCTCTTCCACGGCAAAACATTCCAACAAATAAATAGAATCCTCAATATCAGCCCCGAAAAAATCACCGCCGAATGTCACTGGGCATCAATAGGCACAAAACAACAAGGGCAATATCCCGTAGACTGGATGAACCCCTACGCCACCGACTTAAGCACCCATCCCCTGTGGATATGGCTATATCACTACCATCAACAAATCTGCCTCCCAGGACAGATGGAAAAATACGAACAATTTGAACGCACCCCCATCAACACAGACTACTACGTAAGCTGCGAAATCCAGCAAAAAACCGCCACAGGCATCAGCGCCAACTTCATAGTCCACAACCAACAAGGAAAAATCTACTCCCAACTCCTCGGCACCAAAGGAGTCATCCTCCCCAAACTCCTGGAATAA
- a CDS encoding type I polyketide synthase, with protein sequence MGKLARGKQLAMPLAARLEYPVWEKVLRTSGLSEEDTQKIIAKFKTAYVKWDENAFPGMLANVVAGRIANRLNFGGTNCVVDAACASSIAALKMAISELLEHRADIMLTGGVDTDNSIMAYISFSKTPAVTPGDNVKPFDAKSDGMMLGEGIGMIVLKRLADAERDGDKIYAVIKGIGTSSDGRYKSIYAPRQEGQVKALQRAYEDAGFSPATIGLVEAHGTGTMAGDPTEFASLREYFSVDNPRKQYIALGSVKSQIGHTKAAAGAASLIKTALALHHKVLPPTINVTEPNPKLNIKNSAFYINTETRPWIRAEGEAPRRAAVSSFGFGGTNYHVVLEEYTQETGKNSYRINNAPFEVLLSALNPGLLLTRCQEVLANLQSGNSEKQYVELVEESKTKNIPLNNARVGFIAESPQEAIKFLKMTVDLLHKQPNSPAWEHPQGIFYRESGLELGGKVVSLFSGQGSQYLEMGRELVMNFPALRNLYGYMDSLLLKDNMQPLSEIVFPHPVFEDAEKNAQIAALQRTEYAQPAIGMLSAGMYKILQQAGFKTDFVAGHSFGEITALWAAGVFNDEDYCKLVKARGQAMAPPQDPDYDAGAMLAVKEDLHKVEAVLRHFPRVMIANYNSQKQVVLAGPTAEINRVKQALQDQSYSAVSLPVSAAFHTPLIAFAQKSFAIALKSVQFQTPKLPVYSNTTGNQYANEPQTIQHILESHLSSSVLFKQEIEHIYAAGGSCFVEFGPRKILSNLVKEILGERPHLTIALNSNSQKNSDRTLREAVVQLRVAGMNLQNLDPFQQPLTVPPVTAGNKTLTIKLNGANFISEKTRKGWEETLNSTDKVQLMGTSDTVVTSTQEIQPVISAKELETVINSPVSSNGHHLPTVSNGKQPKFSIPQPDSTVSKVICSEVSQNEDFSGNSVVNPQYSELPQLTSSTNQPVRESKMQTIPNNPGDYQQILGSLEYVLTQFQQNQTENLQVHGLYLNNQKEYAQTFFQLMQQQNGLFAKNGNSDIKPVVMESLERSMMQFHSQQGETLRIHEQYLQNQIEYTQSFLKLIQQEYKQLIAGEVTVSSTILTESKSTPVFASVPTPTQVTPVVEGVPTPTQIQPVVESVAAPTQIKPVVESVPTPTQIQPVVETTPAPTQVTPVVESIPAPTQIQPVVESIPAPTQIQPVVESVPTPTQIQSVAANIPTVTIDLSDLGDKLLAITSEKTGYPVEMLEMDMDMEADLGIDSIKRVEILGGLQEIYPNLPEPNLEDLAELRTIGQIVEYLQTNNAPAKPVAPVEMMISAVQKATDIPIPELEITPTIPVITPDNTPTPVVSTTPTVSSTVSSDFANLDKSLLEITSEKTGYPVEMLELDMDMEADLGIDSIKRVEILGALQEAYPDLPKPDNMEELAELRTIGQIVTYLQNLAGGEKKKPESDSLEVESREQGEMRQGEQGSRGAGGDEELLQVSSLPITEFGEIHTPVNCNIKRLPARLLELGKPDFLDFTLPEGYVAIVTDDGTLTTTSVVQSLCDRGWKVVVLNFPASLVPEKSPLPQGVNRVALNDLSEEHLQQQLSAIADYFGTVAAFIHLHPHFPNNSPGILYHPDEKAIVKHVFFIAKYLKKPLVEAANHTRSCFLTVAHLDGSFGLKHQNNFGAIGAGLFGLSKTMLWEWANVYCRAVDLSPELTSNEAANSIIAEIHDANRYLIEVGYSKQGRVTLIAD encoded by the coding sequence ATGGGAAAACTAGCAAGAGGTAAACAACTAGCAATGCCTTTAGCTGCACGCCTAGAATACCCAGTTTGGGAAAAGGTTCTCAGAACTAGCGGACTTTCTGAAGAAGATACTCAGAAAATCATTGCTAAATTCAAAACAGCTTATGTGAAATGGGATGAAAACGCTTTCCCAGGAATGTTAGCAAATGTCGTCGCGGGGAGAATCGCTAACCGTCTCAACTTTGGTGGTACAAATTGCGTTGTTGATGCTGCTTGTGCAAGTTCCATTGCTGCTTTGAAAATGGCAATTAGTGAACTCCTGGAACACCGCGCTGACATCATGTTAACCGGGGGAGTTGATACAGATAACTCCATCATGGCTTATATTTCCTTCAGCAAAACCCCCGCTGTCACCCCTGGTGATAACGTCAAACCCTTTGATGCTAAATCTGACGGGATGATGTTGGGTGAAGGTATCGGTATGATTGTGTTGAAGCGGTTAGCTGATGCCGAAAGAGATGGTGATAAAATTTACGCCGTCATCAAAGGTATTGGTACCTCCAGTGATGGACGCTACAAGAGTATCTATGCACCGCGCCAAGAAGGACAAGTTAAGGCATTACAACGTGCCTACGAGGATGCAGGTTTCAGCCCTGCCACCATCGGATTGGTGGAAGCACACGGAACTGGAACCATGGCAGGCGACCCCACTGAGTTCGCATCTTTACGGGAATACTTCAGTGTAGATAACCCCCGCAAACAATATATTGCCTTGGGAAGCGTAAAATCCCAAATTGGACATACCAAAGCCGCAGCAGGTGCCGCAAGTCTAATTAAAACAGCTTTGGCATTACATCACAAAGTTCTTCCTCCCACCATCAACGTTACTGAACCCAATCCCAAACTCAACATCAAAAATTCAGCTTTCTACATCAACACCGAAACCCGTCCCTGGATTCGTGCAGAAGGTGAAGCACCCCGTCGTGCTGCGGTGAGTTCCTTTGGATTTGGTGGTACCAACTACCATGTGGTTTTGGAAGAGTACACACAAGAAACAGGGAAAAATTCCTACCGCATTAATAATGCACCCTTTGAAGTGCTGTTATCTGCGTTAAATCCTGGTTTGTTGCTAACACGTTGTCAGGAAGTATTAGCAAACTTGCAGTCAGGTAATAGTGAGAAACAATATGTAGAATTGGTGGAGGAATCCAAAACTAAAAACATCCCCCTGAATAATGCAAGGGTAGGTTTCATTGCCGAATCCCCCCAAGAAGCCATCAAGTTTCTGAAAATGACAGTAGACTTGTTGCACAAACAGCCAAACTCCCCAGCTTGGGAACATCCCCAAGGCATTTTCTACCGTGAAAGTGGTTTAGAATTGGGTGGTAAAGTAGTATCTTTGTTCTCTGGGCAAGGTTCCCAATACTTAGAAATGGGTAGGGAATTGGTGATGAACTTCCCTGCACTACGAAACCTTTACGGTTACATGGATAGTTTGTTGCTGAAAGACAACATGCAACCACTATCAGAAATCGTCTTCCCCCATCCAGTATTTGAAGACGCAGAGAAAAACGCGCAAATTGCCGCTTTGCAGCGTACCGAATATGCACAACCTGCCATCGGCATGTTAAGCGCAGGTATGTATAAAATACTGCAACAAGCTGGCTTTAAAACTGACTTCGTAGCGGGACATAGTTTTGGTGAAATTACCGCACTTTGGGCAGCAGGAGTATTTAACGATGAAGATTACTGTAAGCTGGTGAAGGCGCGGGGACAAGCAATGGCACCTCCTCAAGACCCAGATTATGATGCTGGGGCGATGTTGGCAGTTAAGGAAGATCTGCATAAAGTGGAAGCTGTGCTTAGGCATTTTCCACGGGTAATGATTGCCAATTATAACAGCCAAAAGCAAGTAGTCCTCGCCGGACCCACAGCCGAAATCAACCGCGTCAAACAAGCCTTACAAGACCAAAGCTACTCGGCAGTTTCATTACCAGTATCAGCAGCCTTCCACACCCCCTTGATAGCCTTTGCTCAAAAATCATTTGCGATCGCGCTTAAATCGGTACAGTTCCAAACCCCGAAACTACCAGTTTACAGTAATACTACGGGGAATCAATACGCGAACGAACCGCAAACAATTCAGCACATCCTCGAAAGTCACCTATCGAGTTCAGTATTATTCAAGCAAGAAATCGAACACATTTATGCTGCGGGTGGCAGTTGCTTCGTGGAATTTGGTCCACGGAAAATCCTTTCCAACCTCGTAAAAGAGATTTTAGGAGAACGTCCCCACCTAACAATAGCGTTAAATAGCAACAGCCAGAAGAATAGCGATCGCACTCTCCGCGAAGCGGTTGTCCAGCTTAGGGTTGCGGGGATGAATCTGCAAAATCTCGATCCTTTCCAACAACCTCTCACTGTTCCCCCAGTAACCGCAGGGAATAAGACGTTAACTATTAAGTTGAATGGTGCTAACTTTATTTCTGAGAAAACCCGCAAAGGTTGGGAAGAGACATTAAACAGTACCGACAAAGTTCAACTAATGGGTACATCTGACACTGTTGTCACCTCCACCCAGGAAATTCAACCTGTCATCTCTGCAAAGGAACTAGAAACAGTCATTAATTCCCCTGTTTCCAGCAATGGACATCATTTACCCACCGTCAGCAACGGTAAACAACCTAAATTTTCAATTCCTCAACCTGATTCCACTGTGTCGAAAGTAATTTGTTCTGAAGTTTCCCAGAATGAAGATTTCTCCGGAAACTCTGTCGTAAATCCTCAATACTCTGAACTACCTCAACTTACCTCATCCACAAATCAACCAGTTCGAGAGTCCAAAATGCAAACAATACCCAACAACCCCGGCGATTATCAACAAATTTTAGGTAGCCTAGAATATGTGTTGACACAATTCCAGCAAAATCAAACCGAAAATTTACAGGTACATGGGTTGTATCTGAATAATCAAAAGGAATATGCACAAACTTTCTTCCAATTGATGCAGCAGCAAAATGGATTGTTTGCTAAAAATGGCAACAGTGATATTAAACCTGTGGTGATGGAAAGTTTGGAACGTAGTATGATGCAGTTCCATTCCCAACAAGGTGAAACCCTGCGGATTCACGAACAATATCTGCAAAATCAAATTGAATATACTCAAAGCTTCTTGAAGTTGATTCAGCAAGAGTATAAACAGTTGATTGCTGGGGAAGTAACTGTAAGTTCCACAATTTTAACTGAAAGTAAATCTACTCCGGTGTTTGCAAGTGTTCCCACACCAACTCAAGTCACACCAGTTGTTGAAGGTGTTCCCACACCAACTCAAATCCAACCAGTTGTTGAAAGTGTTGCCGCACCAACTCAAATCAAACCAGTTGTTGAAAGTGTTCCCACACCAACACAAATCCAACCAGTTGTTGAAACAACTCCCGCACCAACTCAAGTCACACCAGTTGTTGAAAGTATTCCCGCACCAACTCAAATCCAACCAGTTGTTGAAAGTATTCCCGCACCAACACAAATCCAACCAGTTGTTGAAAGTGTTCCCACACCAACTCAAATCCAATCAGTTGCTGCAAACATCCCCACAGTCACCATCGACTTATCAGACTTAGGTGATAAACTCCTGGCAATTACCAGCGAAAAAACCGGATATCCCGTGGAAATGCTGGAAATGGACATGGATATGGAAGCAGATTTAGGAATCGACTCCATCAAACGAGTGGAAATTTTGGGAGGATTGCAAGAAATTTATCCCAACCTACCTGAACCTAATTTAGAAGACTTAGCAGAATTACGAACAATTGGACAGATAGTAGAATATCTGCAAACCAACAACGCACCCGCTAAACCAGTAGCACCAGTAGAAATGATGATATCAGCAGTACAAAAAGCTACTGATATTCCCATCCCCGAATTGGAAATTACACCAACAATTCCAGTTATTACCCCTGATAACACACCCACTCCAGTCGTTAGCACCACCCCAACAGTTAGCTCAACAGTTAGTAGTGATTTCGCTAACTTAGACAAAAGTTTACTAGAAATCACCAGCGAGAAAACAGGTTATCCTGTAGAAATGTTGGAACTCGACATGGATATGGAAGCCGATTTAGGCATAGATTCCATCAAACGAGTCGAGATTTTGGGAGCATTACAAGAAGCATATCCCGACCTGCCAAAACCCGATAACATGGAAGAATTGGCAGAACTAAGAACAATCGGGCAAATCGTTACCTACCTGCAAAATCTTGCAGGGGGTGAAAAAAAAAAGCCTGAGTCTGACAGCTTAGAAGTAGAGAGCAGGGAGCAGGGGGAGATGAGGCAGGGGGAGCAGGGGAGTAGGGGAGCAGGGGGAGATGAAGAGTTATTACAAGTTTCTTCCTTGCCCATAACAGAGTTTGGAGAAATACATACCCCAGTTAATTGTAATATCAAGCGTCTCCCGGCTCGATTGCTGGAATTGGGGAAACCTGATTTTCTCGACTTTACACTTCCCGAAGGATATGTTGCTATCGTCACCGATGATGGGACATTAACGACAACAAGCGTAGTTCAGTCATTATGCGATCGCGGTTGGAAAGTAGTAGTATTAAATTTCCCTGCATCCCTAGTTCCGGAAAAATCACCCTTACCTCAAGGAGTGAACCGGGTTGCACTAAATGACTTGAGTGAAGAACACCTGCAACAGCAGCTAAGTGCGATCGCTGATTACTTTGGAACCGTTGCTGCCTTCATCCATCTCCATCCCCATTTCCCCAACAATTCTCCCGGCATATTATACCACCCAGACGAGAAAGCGATAGTCAAACATGTGTTTTTCATCGCCAAATATTTGAAAAAACCCCTGGTGGAAGCTGCAAACCACACCCGCAGCTGCTTCCTCACAGTTGCACACCTCGATGGTAGCTTTGGGTTAAAACATCAAAACAACTTTGGGGCAATCGGTGCAGGTTTATTCGGATTAAGCAAAACCATGCTTTGGGAATGGGCAAATGTTTACTGTCGTGCAGTTGATTTGAGTCCGGAACTCACCAGCAATGAGGCAGCAAATAGTATTATTGCCGAAATCCACGATGCCAACCGCTATTTAATCGAAGTTGGTTACAGCAAACAGGGACGTGTCACCCTGATTGCAGATTAA